Proteins encoded together in one Chryseobacterium sp. G0201 window:
- a CDS encoding phosphatase PAP2 family protein gives MRLITFLKSKKRLLFRATLITLLIVFVTLSCLVFFLPLEYLDIHISEEIQEKQTPYLNTIMIWLSYFGRTTVSVIMVGLTSLFFLILGYKKETVLLLSTLLSGVLGLGLKMLINRPRPSQDLVVLLEETKYQSFPSGHVLFYTVFFGTLILIILYLKNIKYKVKLFLIIICLSVIFFGAVSRVYLGSHWFTDVLGGFILGVFCVLIMGYFYLKNDRDIPKNIN, from the coding sequence ATGAGATTAATAACTTTTCTGAAAAGCAAGAAAAGGCTTTTGTTTCGTGCGACGCTTATTACTCTATTAATTGTATTTGTAACATTAAGCTGTCTTGTTTTTTTTCTGCCACTAGAATATCTGGATATCCATATTTCAGAGGAAATACAGGAAAAGCAGACGCCGTATCTTAACACCATAATGATCTGGCTTAGTTACTTTGGAAGAACGACGGTGTCGGTTATAATGGTGGGATTAACTTCACTTTTTTTTCTGATTTTGGGCTATAAAAAAGAAACTGTTCTGCTTTTATCAACGCTTTTATCAGGTGTTTTAGGGTTAGGACTAAAAATGCTGATCAACAGACCCCGCCCGTCCCAAGATTTAGTTGTCCTTTTAGAAGAAACTAAATATCAAAGCTTTCCCAGCGGTCACGTTTTGTTTTATACTGTATTTTTTGGTACATTAATATTGATTATTCTTTATTTAAAAAATATCAAATATAAGGTCAAATTATTTTTGATTATCATTTGTCTTTCTGTGATTTTCTTCGGAGCTGTTTCAAGGGTTTATCTTGGTTCGCATTGGTTTACAGATGTTTTGGGAGGATTTATCTTAGGCGTTTTCTGTGTTTTGATTATGGGGTATTTTTACCTCAAAAACGACAGGGATATTCCGAAAAATATAAATTAA
- a CDS encoding TolC family protein produces the protein MDTLRAYLIRGFLLSLFFIFCCKISGQSKNTLSYFLETAKTNSPVLNDFNNQVLSNRIDSLKLRATYGFIVTGEGTVGYSPNIKGWGYDSALTNGQSLFASVRVAKEFISRNNLNTRLIGVNASIAQVLAQKNISLQTLNKQITDQYITTYASQQQYNVSKEIIHLLNQEDIVLKKLTQAAVFKQTDYLTFKVVLQQNELTLEQQKADWQNNYALLNYLSGIIDDTFEPVEAPYFTEKLNSTSFDKSMYQKAFQADSLKLANDAKIIQYNYKPKITTFSDSGYQSSFITTPYKNFGLSVGVGVTIPIYDGHQKKMLLQQNQLSLQTRQKYLEQTQRQYQQMMFQINSQIEQYNRIINTANEQTTYARTLVEANAKQLPTGDVRMVDFILSINNLLSLKGNIIQYNTTLFNLKNQLQYLIIQ, from the coding sequence ATGGATACTTTGCGTGCATATCTCATTCGTGGTTTTCTACTTTCATTATTCTTTATTTTTTGTTGTAAGATTAGTGGGCAGTCAAAAAATACATTGTCTTATTTTCTTGAAACAGCAAAAACGAACAGTCCTGTTTTAAATGATTTCAACAACCAGGTACTATCAAATCGAATCGACAGTTTAAAGTTAAGAGCAACTTACGGATTCATTGTAACCGGAGAGGGAACAGTGGGATATTCCCCCAATATTAAAGGTTGGGGCTATGACAGCGCGCTGACAAACGGACAATCGCTTTTTGCAAGCGTAAGAGTTGCCAAAGAATTCATCAGCCGGAATAATCTGAATACGAGACTTATCGGTGTTAATGCAAGTATTGCACAGGTTTTAGCCCAGAAAAATATCAGTCTTCAAACGCTTAATAAACAGATTACCGACCAATATATTACGACTTACGCGAGTCAGCAACAATATAATGTAAGCAAGGAAATTATTCATTTGCTGAATCAGGAAGATATTGTTTTGAAAAAATTGACTCAGGCTGCGGTTTTCAAACAAACGGATTATCTAACCTTTAAAGTTGTCCTTCAACAAAACGAACTCACATTGGAACAGCAAAAAGCTGATTGGCAAAATAATTATGCATTACTCAATTACTTGTCTGGAATTATAGATGATACTTTCGAGCCTGTTGAAGCTCCATATTTTACTGAAAAACTGAATTCTACTTCTTTTGACAAAAGTATGTATCAAAAGGCTTTTCAGGCAGATAGTTTAAAATTAGCTAACGACGCCAAAATAATCCAATACAATTACAAACCAAAAATCACAACATTTTCGGATAGCGGTTATCAGTCTTCGTTTATAACAACTCCTTATAAAAATTTTGGATTGAGTGTAGGCGTTGGGGTTACAATTCCGATTTATGATGGTCATCAGAAAAAAATGTTGTTGCAGCAAAATCAATTATCACTGCAAACCCGTCAAAAATATCTTGAGCAAACACAAAGACAATATCAACAGATGATGTTCCAGATTAACAGTCAGATTGAGCAGTATAATAGGATAATTAATACCGCTAATGAACAAACGACTTATGCCAGAACTTTGGTTGAAGCCAATGCCAAACAGCTTCCTACGGGAGATGTAAGAATGGTGGATTTTATTCTTTCAATCAATAATTTATTGAGTCTTAAAGGAAATATCATTCAGTACAATACGACTTTATTCAACCTGAAAAACCAATTGCAATATTTAATTATTCAGTAA
- a CDS encoding efflux RND transporter periplasmic adaptor subunit has protein sequence MEKIILFIIVSLVVFSCNKTSETVPTETPTTDAKPKTLVTVAYPSDTAQLNNVITLNATAAYLLKSDVKANSTGYITKMTIKLADRVGKGSVLFGLQTKEARALGNTINKLDKSFRFNGATTVTSPATGYVAMLNHQIGDYVQDGEVLATITDASSFGFVVDVPYEYLQIIKSKGSLPITLPDNTVLQGRIAKVMPSVDAISQTVKVLLQVPINNIPENLIGTISFSKTSAYGLSVPKMAVLSDETQSSFWVMKLINDTTAVKTDITKGVETDKYIQIKSGNLTTKDRVIFSGNFGLSNTATVKIQKP, from the coding sequence ATGGAAAAAATAATATTATTCATCATAGTCTCTCTTGTTGTTTTCAGTTGTAATAAAACGAGTGAAACGGTTCCTACAGAAACACCTACGACAGATGCAAAACCCAAAACATTGGTTACGGTTGCCTATCCGTCTGATACAGCTCAACTCAACAATGTAATAACACTAAATGCAACGGCAGCTTATTTGTTAAAATCTGATGTAAAAGCGAACAGTACAGGTTATATCACAAAAATGACCATCAAACTGGCAGACCGTGTCGGAAAAGGTTCGGTACTTTTCGGATTGCAGACCAAAGAAGCAAGAGCATTGGGAAATACCATCAATAAATTAGATAAATCTTTTCGTTTCAACGGAGCAACAACGGTGACAAGTCCTGCAACAGGTTATGTCGCAATGCTGAATCATCAAATCGGAGATTATGTTCAGGACGGGGAAGTTCTGGCAACGATTACCGATGCGAGCAGTTTCGGCTTTGTGGTCGATGTACCTTATGAATATCTTCAAATCATCAAAAGTAAAGGTTCTTTACCAATCACTTTGCCCGACAATACGGTTTTGCAGGGAAGAATCGCAAAAGTAATGCCTTCTGTTGATGCTATTTCTCAAACTGTGAAAGTGCTTTTACAAGTTCCCATTAACAATATTCCTGAAAATCTGATTGGTACGATCAGCTTTTCCAAAACTTCCGCTTATGGACTTTCTGTTCCAAAAATGGCAGTTTTGAGTGATGAAACCCAGTCTTCTTTTTGGGTGATGAAATTAATCAATGACACGACAGCCGTAAAAACAGACATTACAAAAGGGGTGGAAACGGATAAATATATTCAGATAAAATCCGGCAATTTGACTACGAAAGACAGAGTGATTTTCTCAGGAAATTTCGGATTGAGTAATACCGCAACCGTGAAAATACAAAAACCCTAA
- a CDS encoding efflux RND transporter permease subunit: protein MKKSFFVTYKSPLLVLIFLILASGIFSYTKIQSALFPQITFPKIKVIADAGQQPVNQMTVGVTKVLEDAVKRVPDLEVLKSTTSRGSCEISAFMSWNVDVDLAKQQIESNINQVRNHLPADVNIVVEKMNPSILPVMGYSLNSTSKDPIELKQLALYTIKPFLSQVPGVSEVRIIGGQDKEFRVVMNQAMMARLGITPALVEQAINNTNFIKSNGYSSDFRYLYLTLTDAQIRNEGQLKNLVVSNNGNRIILLSDIAQINVHNAKQYIKVNANGQESILIAVIQQPNANVVDLSKAMEAKIAELQKTLPKDIALKPYYVQADFVNDSIKSVTDALWIGLVLAIIVAIIFLRSWKASAVILITIPITLSLTMLALYTMGQTFNIMTLGAIAAAIGLIIDDAIVVVEQIHRTHEEHPKESSKTLVQKAINYLLKAMIGSSLSTIVIFLPFMLMSGVAGAYFKVMTDTMIITLICSFFATWILLPIVYLLLSSGKKKEKNLQHHDVKERKWVGFFIRKPLFSYGFILILIVLTAIILPNISTGFLPDMDEGSIVLDYNSPPGTSLEETDRELKEVEKIITSTPEVQAYSRRTGTQMGFFITEPNRGDYLIQLKKNRSKTTNEVTDEIRTRIDASGLPLTVDFGQVITDMLGDLMSSVQPIEIKVFGTDQKVIEDYSQKIAAIVKKVNGTADVFDGIVIAGPSMIVTPKLPVLAQYNISLPDFQNQLQANLDGNVAGNIFDNVQYTPIRLLYNEKSNQSLSDINNSMIALPNGTLKPLSEFATVSVVTGSAEVNREDLQTLGIVTARLDNGNLGGTIQEIQNQINQKIKLPSGYSVVYGGAYAEQQQSFKELLIILVVSSLLVFSVMLFLFRNVLVALIILLVSVLGLSGGILLLYLTNTPLNVGSYTGLIMMVGIIGENAIFTYLQFHESLATKTKEEAVIYAISTRLRPKLMTALGAIIALMPLALGIGTGAQMHQPLAIAVIGGFIVALPLLLIVLPTLLNKINLKQEEINNQ from the coding sequence ATGAAAAAATCCTTTTTTGTAACCTATAAAAGCCCTTTGCTTGTATTAATTTTCTTAATCCTTGCGAGCGGTATTTTTTCTTACACTAAAATTCAGTCGGCATTATTTCCGCAGATTACTTTTCCGAAAATAAAAGTCATTGCCGATGCCGGACAACAACCCGTCAATCAAATGACAGTAGGCGTAACCAAAGTGTTGGAAGATGCGGTGAAAAGAGTGCCGGATTTGGAAGTTTTGAAAAGTACAACCAGCAGAGGAAGCTGCGAAATTTCTGCATTTATGTCGTGGAATGTGGATGTAGATTTGGCTAAACAACAGATTGAAAGCAATATAAATCAAGTAAGAAATCATTTGCCAGCAGATGTCAATATCGTAGTTGAAAAAATGAATCCGTCCATCCTTCCGGTGATGGGATATTCATTGAATTCAACTTCAAAAGACCCGATTGAGTTGAAACAATTGGCACTTTACACCATCAAACCTTTTCTCTCACAAGTGCCCGGCGTAAGTGAAGTGAGAATTATCGGCGGACAAGACAAAGAATTCCGAGTGGTGATGAATCAGGCGATGATGGCGAGATTGGGAATTACGCCTGCTTTAGTGGAACAGGCGATTAATAATACTAATTTCATTAAATCAAACGGATACTCCTCAGATTTTCGCTATCTCTATTTAACACTTACTGATGCTCAGATTCGTAATGAAGGTCAGTTGAAAAATTTGGTCGTAAGCAATAATGGAAACCGAATCATTTTGCTGAGTGATATTGCCCAAATTAATGTTCACAACGCAAAACAATATATTAAAGTCAATGCCAACGGACAGGAAAGTATCTTGATTGCAGTGATACAACAGCCCAACGCAAATGTGGTGGATTTAAGTAAAGCAATGGAAGCAAAAATTGCCGAATTGCAAAAAACCTTACCGAAAGATATTGCTTTAAAACCGTATTACGTTCAGGCAGATTTTGTGAATGATTCTATTAAAAGTGTAACAGATGCTTTGTGGATAGGGCTGGTTTTAGCAATTATCGTAGCAATTATTTTCCTTCGTTCTTGGAAGGCAAGTGCGGTTATTTTAATAACAATTCCGATTACGTTAAGTCTTACAATGCTTGCTCTCTATACGATGGGACAGACGTTCAATATTATGACGTTGGGAGCAATTGCCGCTGCCATAGGATTAATTATTGATGATGCGATTGTGGTCGTCGAACAAATCCATAGAACCCACGAGGAACACCCCAAAGAATCTTCAAAAACTTTGGTTCAAAAAGCGATTAATTATCTGTTGAAGGCAATGATTGGTTCGTCACTTAGCACGATTGTGATTTTCTTGCCATTTATGCTGATGAGCGGTGTTGCCGGAGCTTATTTTAAAGTAATGACCGACACGATGATTATCACATTAATCTGTTCATTTTTTGCAACCTGGATATTATTGCCAATCGTTTATTTACTCTTGTCATCAGGCAAGAAAAAAGAAAAAAATCTACAGCATCACGATGTAAAAGAAAGAAAATGGGTGGGGTTTTTTATCAGAAAACCTTTATTCAGTTATGGTTTTATTTTAATATTAATTGTTTTAACAGCAATTATTCTTCCCAATATCAGTACCGGATTTCTTCCTGATATGGATGAAGGAAGCATTGTTTTAGACTACAATTCACCTCCGGGAACTTCACTCGAAGAAACCGACAGAGAATTGAAGGAAGTTGAGAAAATTATCACTTCCACGCCCGAAGTTCAGGCATACAGCCGAAGAACCGGAACTCAGATGGGATTCTTCATTACAGAACCGAACCGGGGAGATTATTTGATTCAGCTAAAGAAAAACAGAAGCAAAACCACGAATGAAGTTACCGACGAAATCCGTACAAGAATTGATGCTTCAGGATTGCCTTTGACCGTAGATTTTGGACAGGTAATTACCGATATGTTGGGTGATTTGATGAGCAGTGTTCAGCCAATTGAAATCAAAGTTTTTGGGACAGACCAGAAAGTGATTGAAGATTATTCTCAAAAAATTGCGGCTATTGTAAAAAAAGTGAATGGTACAGCCGATGTTTTTGATGGAATTGTCATTGCAGGACCGTCAATGATTGTCACTCCGAAACTGCCTGTTTTAGCGCAATATAATATTTCGTTACCCGATTTTCAGAACCAATTGCAGGCAAATCTGGATGGAAATGTAGCCGGAAACATCTTTGATAATGTTCAGTACACACCGATACGATTATTGTACAACGAAAAAAGCAATCAGTCTTTAAGCGACATCAACAACAGTATGATTGCTTTGCCGAACGGAACTTTGAAACCTTTGAGCGAATTTGCAACTGTAAGCGTCGTCACCGGTTCTGCCGAAGTCAACAGGGAAGATTTACAGACTTTAGGAATTGTAACGGCAAGATTGGATAACGGAAATTTGGGAGGAACGATTCAGGAAATTCAGAATCAAATCAATCAGAAAATAAAACTGCCGAGCGGGTATTCTGTGGTTTATGGCGGTGCCTATGCAGAACAGCAGCAATCTTTTAAAGAATTACTGATTATTTTGGTGGTTTCCAGCTTATTGGTTTTTTCTGTGATGCTGTTTTTATTCAGGAACGTTTTGGTGGCGCTAATCATTTTATTGGTTTCTGTTTTGGGACTTTCAGGAGGGATTTTGTTATTGTATTTAACCAACACGCCATTGAATGTAGGAAGTTATACAGGACTCATTATGATGGTCGGAATCATTGGAGAAAACGCGATTTTTACTTATTTGCAATTCCACGAAAGTTTAGCTACAAAAACCAAAGAAGAAGCCGTTATTTATGCCATCAGTACAAGACTTCGCCCGAAATTAATGACCGCTTTGGGAGCTATTATCGCTTTAATGCCTTTAGCATTAGGAATAGGAACGGGAGCACAAATGCACCAACCTTTAGCCATTGCCGTTATTGGAGGATTTATCGTTGCATTACCACTTCTACTTATTGTTTTGCCAACATTGCTCAACAAAATCAATTTAAAACAAGAAGAAATAAACAATCAATAA
- a CDS encoding PepSY-like domain-containing protein, whose amino-acid sequence MKKLAFLLTMTTGVGFISAQKIQQKDIPALVQKGFQKQFSAVKDAKWEKENGKYEAGFKYKGEEMSVLYNAQGVWEEKETEIKVSQLPAMASSYVAKKQLGKIKEASKITKADGSVMYEAEVKSGDVLFDAKGNFVKLAKE is encoded by the coding sequence ATGAAAAAATTAGCATTTCTATTAACAATGACTACTGGTGTAGGTTTCATCAGTGCACAAAAAATTCAACAGAAGGATATTCCTGCATTAGTTCAGAAAGGGTTTCAAAAACAATTTTCTGCAGTTAAAGATGCAAAATGGGAAAAAGAAAATGGGAAATACGAAGCAGGCTTTAAGTATAAAGGAGAAGAAATGAGCGTTCTCTACAATGCACAAGGCGTTTGGGAGGAAAAAGAAACAGAGATTAAAGTGAGCCAGCTTCCAGCGATGGCTTCATCTTATGTAGCTAAAAAACAATTAGGCAAAATCAAGGAAGCTTCTAAAATTACTAAAGCTGATGGTTCTGTAATGTACGAAGCTGAAGTTAAAAGCGGAGACGTTTTGTTTGATGCCAAAGGTAACTTTGTGAAACTTGCAAAAGAGTAA
- a CDS encoding outer membrane beta-barrel family protein, whose translation MYRIRLLLFLITVLCSSMAYAQVAGITISGLIKNKTNKLVLSYVNVLARTEKDTAFVAGTITNEEGRFSLTGIKPGNYQLEFSLSGFRKQRQSLFVGSLSEFLEIPPIELEQEADKETKIEEVVMTASKKNEISNQLDKKTYSVADNISQSGGSVLQSMQNLPGVTVHDGKVQLRGNDKVTVLIDGKQTALTGFGSQSGLDNIPASAIDKIEIINNPSSKYDANGNAGIINIIMKKNKQNGWNGKVGFTYGTGSYWVRKENLPTIRPQYTITPKINPSLSLNYRKDKINIFLQADNLYTETLNKNEFVKRTYDDGTIINSQLKRNRNTNYLTTKAGIDWNIDAQNTLTISGLYGTEKIIDRGDQPFFNGDFSHRIRLWQFLEDELKTTIMGTASYQHKFKDAGHVLNVGFNYTFHREDEKYFYDNYLPTSTGADAFKLLSDEQVYDFTIDYVKPLKYGRIETGIKLRNRSIPTNMYFIPGVNSVLDANAGGWATYKELIPAIYGNYIFENEKWEAELGVRLEYVKINYDVNPNHPTYESESYNYTQPFPNLRLAYKLNDHNKLSIFYNRRVDRPNEVDIRIFPKYDDAEIIKVGNPQLRPQFTNSIELGHKYNWDNGYLYSALYHRFANGTITRISSIVPESTLIYAVFQNAGKSYNSGLEMIWNQKVSKAYSFNINGNIYRNQIDAFSVENLYPQPNIFSANQETAISGNVKLNNIFKSSKGFDAQLTAVYLAPDIIPQGKIGSRFSVDFGVKKSVQNGKGEIFLNATDLLNTMVIKKKIQGNGFAYTSDDYYETQVVRLGYSYKF comes from the coding sequence ATGTATAGAATCAGATTATTGCTCTTTTTGATAACGGTATTATGCTCGTCTATGGCGTATGCCCAAGTTGCAGGAATTACGATTTCAGGATTGATTAAAAATAAAACAAACAAACTGGTTTTGTCTTACGTGAATGTCCTGGCAAGAACAGAAAAAGATACCGCATTTGTAGCAGGAACAATTACCAATGAAGAAGGAAGATTCTCGTTAACAGGAATCAAGCCTGGTAATTACCAATTGGAATTTTCGCTCTCGGGATTTCGAAAGCAAAGGCAATCACTTTTTGTAGGAAGTTTATCCGAATTTTTAGAGATTCCACCAATAGAGCTTGAACAAGAAGCTGATAAAGAAACAAAAATCGAAGAAGTTGTTATGACAGCTTCGAAAAAAAATGAAATCAGCAATCAGCTTGATAAAAAGACCTATTCTGTCGCAGATAATATCAGTCAAAGCGGAGGTTCTGTTTTGCAAAGTATGCAAAATCTACCAGGTGTAACTGTTCACGACGGAAAAGTGCAATTGCGTGGAAATGATAAAGTAACAGTTCTTATCGACGGTAAACAAACTGCTCTTACAGGTTTCGGAAGTCAGAGCGGACTTGATAATATTCCGGCTTCTGCGATTGATAAAATTGAAATAATCAACAATCCTTCTTCAAAATATGATGCCAACGGAAATGCAGGTATCATCAATATTATTATGAAGAAAAACAAGCAAAACGGCTGGAACGGAAAAGTTGGTTTTACTTATGGTACAGGTTCTTATTGGGTAAGAAAAGAAAATCTGCCGACGATAAGACCTCAATATACGATTACGCCAAAAATCAACCCTTCGCTTTCGCTTAATTACAGAAAAGATAAGATTAATATTTTTCTTCAGGCTGATAATTTATATACTGAAACATTAAATAAAAATGAATTTGTAAAGCGAACTTACGACGACGGAACAATCATTAATTCACAATTAAAAAGAAACAGAAACACAAATTATTTGACCACAAAAGCTGGAATCGACTGGAATATTGATGCTCAAAATACATTGACAATTTCAGGATTGTACGGAACTGAAAAGATCATTGACCGTGGAGATCAGCCATTTTTTAACGGGGATTTTTCACATCGTATTCGCCTTTGGCAGTTTTTGGAGGATGAGTTGAAAACCACAATTATGGGAACGGCTTCTTATCAGCACAAATTTAAAGACGCGGGACACGTATTAAATGTTGGATTCAATTATACATTCCACAGAGAAGACGAGAAATATTTCTATGATAATTATTTGCCGACTTCAACAGGAGCTGATGCTTTTAAATTATTGTCTGACGAACAGGTTTATGATTTTACTATTGATTATGTAAAACCTTTGAAATACGGTCGAATTGAAACGGGAATTAAGCTGAGAAACAGAAGCATTCCAACCAATATGTATTTTATTCCGGGCGTCAATTCTGTTTTAGATGCCAATGCGGGAGGTTGGGCGACCTATAAAGAATTAATTCCTGCCATTTATGGTAATTATATTTTTGAAAATGAAAAATGGGAAGCCGAGCTTGGTGTAAGACTCGAATATGTGAAAATTAACTATGACGTCAATCCAAATCATCCGACTTACGAAAGTGAAAGCTACAATTATACACAGCCATTTCCAAACCTAAGATTGGCTTATAAATTAAACGACCACAATAAGTTATCGATATTTTATAATAGAAGAGTAGACCGACCGAATGAAGTTGATATCCGAATTTTCCCGAAATATGACGATGCTGAAATCATTAAAGTTGGAAACCCGCAACTGAGACCGCAATTTACCAATTCGATTGAGTTGGGACACAAATACAATTGGGATAACGGTTATCTGTATTCAGCCTTATATCATCGTTTTGCGAATGGGACAATTACCAGAATTTCAAGTATTGTTCCTGAAAGTACTTTGATCTATGCGGTGTTTCAAAATGCAGGAAAAAGTTATAATTCAGGATTGGAAATGATATGGAATCAGAAAGTTTCGAAAGCCTATTCTTTTAATATCAATGGGAATATCTACAGAAATCAGATAGATGCATTTTCGGTGGAAAATCTTTATCCACAACCCAATATTTTTTCTGCCAATCAGGAAACTGCCATTTCTGGAAATGTAAAATTGAACAACATTTTTAAATCGTCTAAAGGTTTTGATGCTCAACTAACAGCTGTTTATCTGGCTCCGGATATTATTCCGCAAGGGAAAATAGGCTCGAGATTTTCAGTGGATTTTGGTGTAAAAAAATCAGTTCAAAACGGAAAAGGAGAAATATTTTTAAACGCAACCGATTTGCTGAACACAATGGTCATTAAGAAGAAAATTCAGGGTAATGGATTTGCTTACACAAGCGATGATTATTACGAAACTCAGGTGGTGAGATTAGGTTATAGTTATAAATTTTAA
- a CDS encoding HD domain-containing protein — protein sequence MNNLVEAVSSYVILFLSENLSNELVFHNINHTYEVVAAAREIGTQCYLSDNEMLALEVAAWFHDCGYANTYLGHENESKKIAEVFLGNYGCEKDFIDTVLNCIESTKYPPKPSSLIEKVLCDADLYHLTKANYPKYEKALRREFEIFIKLIYTDEEWLKKNCWFLSEHTYYTDFGQEVLSKFKETNIQMHCPK from the coding sequence ATGAACAATCTAGTAGAAGCTGTAAGTAGCTATGTGATATTGTTTCTTTCGGAAAATCTTTCGAATGAGCTTGTTTTTCATAACATCAACCATACCTATGAAGTTGTTGCTGCGGCGAGAGAAATTGGCACTCAATGCTATCTTTCTGACAATGAAATGCTTGCTTTAGAAGTTGCTGCCTGGTTCCACGATTGTGGGTATGCAAACACATATCTCGGTCACGAAAATGAAAGTAAGAAAATAGCTGAGGTCTTTTTGGGAAATTATGGATGTGAAAAAGATTTTATTGATACCGTTTTAAACTGTATTGAATCCACAAAATATCCACCCAAACCTTCTTCACTAATCGAAAAAGTGTTATGTGATGCTGATTTGTATCATTTGACAAAAGCGAATTATCCAAAGTATGAAAAGGCATTGAGAAGGGAATTTGAAATATTTATAAAACTGATTTACACTGACGAGGAATGGCTCAAAAAGAACTGTTGGTTTCTCTCAGAGCATACCTATTACACAGATTTTGGTCAAGAAGTTCTTTCGAAATTTAAAGAGACCAACATTCAGATGCATTGTCCTAAATAA
- a CDS encoding phosphatase PAP2 family protein: MLKFTQKTVFSIFILFSTFGKVAAQNNDTIQVQETKQDSIVELNTETNHLNYKRLIVPTALIGYGVASLSVKGIKQLNFSTRDEINEHKPDHIRLDNYTQFAPAALVYGLNAFGVEGKHNFRDRSIIYGTSILITSAITIPLKHIVKEERPDQSNNLSFPSGHTAIAFASAQFMFREYKDTNFWLGISGYSLAVFTGVYRMLNDKHWVGDVVGGAGFGILSTELAYWLYPKINHLIGGKNQNSATMVMPFYQNKSVGIGLVKTF; the protein is encoded by the coding sequence ATGTTAAAATTCACTCAAAAAACAGTTTTCAGCATTTTCATATTATTTTCAACATTTGGGAAAGTTGCTGCCCAAAATAATGATACGATTCAGGTTCAGGAAACAAAGCAAGATAGCATCGTTGAACTGAATACAGAAACAAATCATCTTAATTATAAAAGATTGATTGTTCCTACGGCCTTAATAGGCTACGGCGTTGCAAGTTTGTCAGTAAAAGGGATTAAACAACTGAATTTCTCGACCAGAGATGAGATCAATGAGCACAAACCGGATCACATCAGACTTGATAATTACACCCAATTCGCACCTGCTGCTTTGGTCTATGGATTAAATGCTTTTGGGGTAGAAGGAAAACATAATTTCCGTGACAGAAGTATCATTTACGGAACATCTATATTGATTACCTCAGCAATTACAATTCCGTTGAAACATATTGTAAAAGAAGAAAGACCGGATCAATCCAATAATCTTTCTTTCCCTTCGGGTCATACGGCGATTGCATTTGCGTCTGCACAGTTTATGTTCCGAGAGTACAAGGACACCAATTTCTGGCTCGGAATTTCGGGGTATTCACTCGCGGTTTTTACGGGAGTTTATAGAATGTTGAATGATAAGCATTGGGTTGGGGATGTCGTTGGCGGAGCCGGATTCGGTATTCTTTCCACGGAACTGGCTTATTGGTTATATCCTAAAATCAATCATTTGATAGGAGGGAAAAATCAAAATTCGGCTACTATGGTTATGCCTTTTTATCAGAATAAAAGTGTTGGGATTGGTTTGGTTAAAACCTTTTAA
- a CDS encoding EamA family transporter: MWFYYALLSAVFAAFTAIFAKMGVYNINSNLATGIRTIIILVLVWSIIFIRGEAKDIGSLSKFNVIFLVLSGVATGLSWLFYFKALQIGNISQVTAVDKLSVAIAIILSLLFFKETLTLKTAIGALLIIGGTILLAFK, translated from the coding sequence ATGTGGTTCTATTATGCCTTGCTTTCAGCTGTTTTTGCTGCATTCACAGCAATTTTTGCTAAAATGGGAGTATACAATATCAATTCTAATTTAGCAACTGGAATTAGAACAATAATTATTTTGGTATTGGTCTGGAGCATTATTTTTATAAGAGGTGAAGCTAAAGATATTGGATCATTATCAAAATTTAATGTTATTTTCCTTGTCCTTTCCGGTGTTGCAACTGGGTTATCCTGGTTGTTTTATTTTAAGGCTTTACAGATAGGCAACATTTCGCAGGTCACGGCGGTAGATAAATTAAGTGTAGCCATTGCTATTATTTTATCACTCTTGTTTTTTAAAGAAACATTAACATTGAAAACTGCGATCGGGGCTTTGTTGATTATCGGCGGAACTATTTTACTTGCCTTTAAATAA